The Pseudanabaena yagii GIHE-NHR1 genome segment GACTTCGAGATTGTCAATGCCAACTTCTTTGTAAAGCCGCCTCATAGTGGAGCAATGGCAATTCATCAAAACTGGACGGCGTTGGAGCTTGAGGACACCACAGTTACCCTGTGGTGTCCTTTACAAGATGTAGATGCTCACAATGGCGGAATTCACGTTGTTCCCGGTAGTCATAAGATTATTCCTCACATTGAAAGTGTTATGTGTCCGCCCTATTTCAAAGACTTTCAAAAAGCCCTGATGGAAAAATATCTTCAACCAATACCGATGAGGGCGGGTGAAGGGCTGATATTTGACGATGGACTTATCCACTGGACACCAGTGAATAACTCTGAGGTAGCAAGAATTGCTGTCCAAATTTTTTGTGTGCCAAGTGAATCTACACCCTTTCTATATTTGTTCAATCAGGATGATCCAGAATACTTTGAGAAAATTGAGGTGGATGAAGAGTTTTTCCTATCTCAGTCAATAACCGAATATGATTGTCCGTCAGCCCCACTGGAAAAGTCTGGGCTTTGTCGAGAACAAGAACCGTTATATTTCTGAAGAAGAATTTATTGAACTCCTCAAAAAAGGAGACGAAATCCGCCAGAAAATCTATTTTCCGAACACAAATCCTAACTCGTGAGTAATTACCATGCGAAAAATACTTAATAATGAAACCCAAAATAGCTTGTTGATCAAAAGAGGTTATATTCAACAGCAAATTTTGTGCGAATCCGAAATTCAGTATTTGTTGGATCAGGTTCGTAAAGTCTGTCCTGAAAGTGATTTTCAGCCCCATAGCGATGCTTCTTCACACCCCTACATTTTTTCCAGTTATACACATACTCAGAATCTACGCGAATTTGGTTCCAGGATTGTACAGGAAGTTCTATTCCCTCACGTTGAGCAAATTTTTGACAACTACCGTATGATTAGTTGTGGATTGTTTATTAAGGCTCCAAAAGGTGGATGGCTTGACATTCATTATCATCACCAGATAATCATTGATGTAGAGAAATATTGGCTGATGGACATCTGGTGTCCTTTAATCGACACAGCCGTTGCTAATGGCACGTTCCATGCTGTTCCAGGAAGCCACAAAATCTTTCCAAAAATCATTCATCATACGGACGGTTACGGTCCTTTTTTTCAAAATTATACCCAAGTTATTAGAGATATATACTCAATTCCGCTACCATCAAAGGCAGGGGAGGCGGTCATTTTTGAAGATAGTATGCTGCATTGGTCGCCGAATAATATGACAGACTACCCACGATATGTTATTCACTGTACCTGTATCCCAAAAGAAGTTACACCCGTTCATGTGTATTTTGATCCTAAAGCTCCTCAGCAGTTTGAATTGTATGAGGCAACAGATAAATTTTTAACCAAAACTGTCTTTGGTAAATCATTACCGAGACCCAGCGATCTAAAACTGCTGGCAATTATCCCTAACAATAATCACGCCTATACTCTGGAGGAGTTTGAGGAGCGAATGCAGAATCCTGATAAAATTCGTCGCGAACTTTATCCCAATACTCCTAATATTTCTGAGGAGGAATTTCTTGAACTCCTTGAGAAGGAGGAAGGAAGAAATTAGCCCAAAAATCTACTCTCCGAACATAACTTTTAACTAGGAAATAATTACTATGCGAAACATACTTAATAATGAAACTCAAAATAGCTTGTTAACAAAAAGAGGTTATATTCAGCAGCAAATTTTGTGCGAATCCGAAATTCAGTATTTGTTGGATCAGGTTCGTAAAGTCTGTCCTGAAACTGATTTTCAACCCCATAGTGATGCTTCCTCACACCCCTACATTTTTTCTAGTTATGCGGCGGTAGATTCTGAGTATCTGCGTGAATTTGGTTCCAGGATTGTACAGGAAGTTCTATTCCCTCACGTTGAGAAACTATTTGACGGCTACCGCATTATGAGTTGTGGATTATTTATTAAGGCTCCAAAAGGTGGATGGATTGACATTCATTATCACCACCAGATAAACATTGATGAAGAGAAATATTGGCTGATGGACATCTGGTGTCCTTTAACCGACACAGATGTTTCTAATGGCACGTTCCATGCTGTTCCAAAAAGCCACAAAATCTTTCCAAAAATCGTTCATCATACGTGTAGTTACGATCCGTTTTTTAAAGATTATACCCAAGTTATTCGAGATAAATACTCGATTCCGCTACCATCAAAGGCAGGGGAGGCAGTCATTTTTGAAGATAGTATGCTGCATTGGTCGCCGAATAATATGACAGACTACCCACGATATGCTATTCACTGTATGTGTATTCCCAAAGAAGTGACACCTGTTCATGTCCATTTTGATCCCAAGGCTCCCCAGCAGTTTGAATTGTATGAGGCAACAGATAAATTTTTAACCGAAACTGTCTTTGGTAAACCAATACAGAGACCCAGCGATCTAAAACTGCTGGCAATTATCCCTAACAATAATCACGCCTATACTCTGGAGGAGTTTGAGGAGCGAATGCAGAATCCTGATAAAATTCGTCGCGAACTTTATCCCGATATTCCTGATATTTCTGAGGGAGAGTTTCTAGAACTCCTTGCGAAGGAGAAAGAAATCAGCCATAAAATGTACTCTCCGAACGAAACTTTAAACTTGTCAGCAATGAACCCAGAGATGAGGGTGAGTTTGAACGATACTCAGCAGAAAGTAATAACATTAGGGATAGCAAAAGTGCCTTCAGTTCTGACTCGCATTGCTTCCACTTGTATGGATATTCTAGGTATGAAGGCTCGATCAACAGCAAAGGTGCTGTCCAATCCTCAGACATCAAGTGTAATTCGTAAAGCCGGCACTCCGATTAACCGACATAAGGTTGCTGATGTCACCAATTACTACAACGAGTGGACTCAAAGCTATATCGAGGGCTTTGGAGAGGTTTTTCAGGGTTCAAGACCTGAATCAACGGATGAACTACTCGATTATATTATTGGCTCGGCTCAGTTAGAGGATGGTATGACAGTGTTAGATGCTGGGTGCGGTGTCTGCGGACCTGCCATTGGGTTTGCTGAACGTCGAAACTTAAGAATTGAAGCCGTCACACTTTCCGAAGTTCAGGTCGCGGAGGGGAAACAACGCATTCAGGATCGAGGTCTGCAAAATCACATTAATGTGAGGAAAGGGGATTTTCACCAACTTGCAAAAATTTATCCACCTGCCTACTTCGACCGAGTTTTATTTCTGGAATCACTGTGCCACGCTGAGGATTATCGAGAGGTTCTCCGTCAAGCAAAAAAAGTACTGAAGCCAGGTGGGTGCATTTACATTAAAGACTTTTATGCGTCAGATTACCGTTCCAGTCCCCATCTGCTCGAAGTGCAGGCAGAAGACCTGCGTGAGTTGAATCGAATTTACTGTCTGATTATGCCAGACCTTACCAGTATGGTAGATCTAATCAGTGAGTTAGGATTTGGGATCATTTATTTGCGAGAACCCCAGTACACCTATTCTCCAGCAGCTTGGGAAAACTTTATGCGGCATACCAATGTTTTCTGGCTTCCGAAATTAGATAACCCAGAGCGGGCAGTCATACGACCGATAGAAATTTTTGCGTACAATTATCATTGATGACTAGACACTACTAATTAAGTTGGCATTGAATAATCAAGCCATACAACAAATGTTAAATTAACGAACATCTTATCAAATTAAGATGTTTCACAAATTTGATAAAGCCAAGTATGTAAGTAAGTTTATTATGCCAACTTACTTAACTTCAAAATATGAAAAATATTCGTCACGCTTTCAGAGATTCAGTCCTTCAAGAAGAGTTCTCAAACAATGGCTATGTGGTTGTAAATTTGGCTGAACCTGGTGAATTAAAAAATTTGGCTGAGGCTTATCAATATCTCTATCCAAACAAAGAGCAAGGCTGTGTATTCTCATGTCATGATACTGATTTTGTGCGTAAGTTAAAGGCACAAAACCTTCTTCGTCATGTGATTGGGGAAAAGGCACTTAATTTGTTTGATACTTGTAAATTCGTGAGTGGAGCGTTTGTTGCCAAGCACACTGGAGAGACCAGTGTTGTTTCTCCCCATACTGACTTGACCTTTGTTGACCACAAGCAGTACTCAGCCATCGCTGTCTGGACTCCTCTTACGGAACTTACTTCTGAAGCGGGACGGTTACACATATTGGCAGGATCTCATCATTACACACCCCTGTGTGGGTCAAATCTTTATAGTAATTATACAGACATTGCAATCTCAAGTATGACTGAGATTGACCTAGAAATCGGACAGGCTGTCTGTTATGATATGCGGACGATTCATGCATCCCCTGCCAACAAATCATTGTCTCCCCGAATTGCTGGAAATTGTGTCCTTATCCCAGAGGAAGCTGATCTATGGCATATAACCATGCGAGATAGAAAAATTCTGATCTATTCCGTTGACAATGATTTCTACATCAGACGGGGTGGTGATGAGGCAAGCAATCAAGAGCTATTGAGGAATTATCGAGTTATTCATTCTGAACCGTTTGAATCAGATTTACTCGTTGAAAGCAGTCAATGGAATAATTCTCAACCCTTTGGTTTCTTTCAACGGGTAATCAAGCGGTTAGGCATTGTTTGAAAAGTCATTTTTCAAAGCTCCTTCTAGCTAATTTAGGTAGTCCTAAAAAGGAAAGGATTTATTTTGGTAAGGATGGGCGGCGCGAAGCGCCGCCCATCCTTACCTATTTAGCACTACCCTAATTTACTGTGATTTAGACTAAAGACAGCCAGAGGAGACCTTAATCTGTCAAGAGAGAGAGAATAAAGAAGTAAACAAAATCTTCTACAAGATTATGCAAAAATCTATCGGTAGCATTTTTGTATAGAGTATTAGTATCTCTTTGCTAAACGGAGACTTCACCGAACTTTAACCCAATTAAGAGAGTTTTTTAAAATCTTTCCGACTTTTTAAACATCTTCTTAAACCAAAAGAATTTTCGCTTTTCCGTTTGTAATTGCTTGTTAAATAATTTTTTACCATACTCATAAATTTCTCGATCACATACTGTCAACTCATCTATTTGCTTGATGACATCGTCAGGGATTGTTCCAGATTTCCGATAGGTTAAATTCCCTAATGCTAAATTTTCAGGTGATACATTTTCTCGTGGCAGATTTTTAGGAGTAGATATTCCTAAAGAATTACAAATCAAGTGAGCCGAATCATTAAATTGTTCCATTATCCCCACAACTTCCATTGCGTCGAGTCTTTGTTTAGCCTTATTGAAGATTTCATTTATATCTAATAGTCCAGATGATAATTGTTGAGCAATAATATTCTCAATGAAGATTTCTTTACTCTTATCAAGTGTATCAAGTGAGCATTGCGAAACACCTAAATACTCATTCAAATCTATATCGCATCCCAGATAACAACTTTGCTGTTCTTTCATACTTGGCATAAGATTAAGCATCTCTCTAAT includes the following:
- a CDS encoding phytanoyl-CoA dioxygenase family protein, with amino-acid sequence MRQLFDNSTLQNSFLSTGYVQVPILSAREVSYLLTEIGKLCPDDNFNPPSGKKYRTSYHCSFLDKNLDYKRQAFSLIKEVFNPYLKRYMPDFEIVNANFFVKPPHSGAMAIHQNWTALELEDTTVTLWCPLQDVDAHNGGIHVVPGSHKIIPHIESVMCPPYFKDFQKALMEKYLQPIPMRAGEGLIFDDGLIHWTPVNNSEVARIAVQIFCVPSESTPFLYLFNQDDPEYFEKIEVDEEFFLSQSITEYDCPSAPLEKSGLCREQEPLYF
- a CDS encoding phytanoyl-CoA dioxygenase family protein, translated to MRKILNNETQNSLLIKRGYIQQQILCESEIQYLLDQVRKVCPESDFQPHSDASSHPYIFSSYTHTQNLREFGSRIVQEVLFPHVEQIFDNYRMISCGLFIKAPKGGWLDIHYHHQIIIDVEKYWLMDIWCPLIDTAVANGTFHAVPGSHKIFPKIIHHTDGYGPFFQNYTQVIRDIYSIPLPSKAGEAVIFEDSMLHWSPNNMTDYPRYVIHCTCIPKEVTPVHVYFDPKAPQQFELYEATDKFLTKTVFGKSLPRPSDLKLLAIIPNNNHAYTLEEFEERMQNPDKIRRELYPNTPNISEEEFLELLEKEEGRN
- a CDS encoding methyltransferase domain-containing protein, giving the protein MRNILNNETQNSLLTKRGYIQQQILCESEIQYLLDQVRKVCPETDFQPHSDASSHPYIFSSYAAVDSEYLREFGSRIVQEVLFPHVEKLFDGYRIMSCGLFIKAPKGGWIDIHYHHQINIDEEKYWLMDIWCPLTDTDVSNGTFHAVPKSHKIFPKIVHHTCSYDPFFKDYTQVIRDKYSIPLPSKAGEAVIFEDSMLHWSPNNMTDYPRYAIHCMCIPKEVTPVHVHFDPKAPQQFELYEATDKFLTETVFGKPIQRPSDLKLLAIIPNNNHAYTLEEFEERMQNPDKIRRELYPDIPDISEGEFLELLAKEKEISHKMYSPNETLNLSAMNPEMRVSLNDTQQKVITLGIAKVPSVLTRIASTCMDILGMKARSTAKVLSNPQTSSVIRKAGTPINRHKVADVTNYYNEWTQSYIEGFGEVFQGSRPESTDELLDYIIGSAQLEDGMTVLDAGCGVCGPAIGFAERRNLRIEAVTLSEVQVAEGKQRIQDRGLQNHINVRKGDFHQLAKIYPPAYFDRVLFLESLCHAEDYREVLRQAKKVLKPGGCIYIKDFYASDYRSSPHLLEVQAEDLRELNRIYCLIMPDLTSMVDLISELGFGIIYLREPQYTYSPAAWENFMRHTNVFWLPKLDNPERAVIRPIEIFAYNYH
- a CDS encoding phytanoyl-CoA dioxygenase family protein, with the translated sequence MAEPGELKNLAEAYQYLYPNKEQGCVFSCHDTDFVRKLKAQNLLRHVIGEKALNLFDTCKFVSGAFVAKHTGETSVVSPHTDLTFVDHKQYSAIAVWTPLTELTSEAGRLHILAGSHHYTPLCGSNLYSNYTDIAISSMTEIDLEIGQAVCYDMRTIHASPANKSLSPRIAGNCVLIPEEADLWHITMRDRKILIYSVDNDFYIRRGGDEASNQELLRNYRVIHSEPFESDLLVESSQWNNSQPFGFFQRVIKRLGIV
- a CDS encoding sulfotransferase family 2 domain-containing protein, which encodes MMKHKLPPIYFLHIPKTAGSSLGQLILCSYPQGSQLNCSLSQLLQMSREEISQFKCFAGHWGTGLFSLLDKEISSITMLRDPFERTVSNCLFIKRIVVKKFASNPLALDEVEDLKLKSDISELLKCTNIREMLNLMPSMKEQQSCYLGCDIDLNEYLGVSQCSLDTLDKSKEIFIENIIAQQLSSGLLDINEIFNKAKQRLDAMEVVGIMEQFNDSAHLICNSLGISTPKNLPRENVSPENLALGNLTYRKSGTIPDDVIKQIDELTVCDREIYEYGKKLFNKQLQTEKRKFFWFKKMFKKSERF